A part of Winslowiella toletana genomic DNA contains:
- a CDS encoding sugar phosphate isomerase/epimerase family protein — MRIGCVISDSSQLAWAAECDFDYLEAKGDFILQLSRADSRDNLSALEHYAFEAMTSPLPRELGARIVGNDADHKYALKILTQMLDLSAMIGVRKIVLGCGQARNIPHYFQRKLACQQFIAFIKKASLISMERKQKLSIEPLHRGETNFINSCAEAKKLISGISEVAITVDCYHICSEKLSIDDELDNSKIMHAHTSYLPRGSGLFYEEYQCAFLRKLQEIGCHSISIEERFESKESMYAFLSQLRILSSNNPGGEI, encoded by the coding sequence ATGCGCATTGGGTGTGTTATTTCTGATAGCAGCCAACTGGCGTGGGCTGCAGAATGTGACTTTGATTACTTAGAAGCCAAAGGGGATTTTATTCTCCAACTGTCCAGAGCTGATAGTCGCGATAATTTGTCAGCGTTAGAGCATTATGCTTTCGAAGCAATGACTTCGCCGTTACCACGAGAGCTAGGGGCAAGGATTGTAGGCAATGACGCGGATCATAAATACGCCCTAAAAATTCTAACTCAGATGCTAGATCTCTCCGCGATGATTGGCGTGCGCAAAATCGTTCTGGGTTGCGGGCAGGCACGTAATATACCGCACTATTTCCAGCGTAAGTTGGCCTGCCAGCAATTTATCGCATTTATAAAAAAAGCCAGTCTGATCAGTATGGAGAGAAAGCAAAAACTCAGTATAGAGCCATTACATCGTGGCGAAACAAATTTTATCAATTCTTGTGCTGAGGCCAAAAAGTTAATCAGCGGTATTTCTGAAGTTGCTATAACAGTTGATTGTTACCATATTTGTAGCGAGAAATTGAGTATTGATGATGAGCTGGATAACAGTAAAATAATGCATGCTCATACATCATACCTGCCGCGTGGGTCGGGATTATTTTACGAAGAGTATCAATGTGCCTTCTTAAGGAAACTACAGGAAATTGGTTGTCATAGTATTTCAATAGAGGAAAGGTTTGAAAGCAAGGAAAGTATGTACGCATTTTTATCACAATTACGCATATTAAGCAGCAATAACCCAGGAGGGGAAATATGA